The segment CCAAATCAATTGCTGCCTCTGTGTGTCCTGCTCTTCTTAAAACTCCTCCTTCCTTAGCTCTAAGAGGAAAGATATGTCCCGGTTTTGCAAAATCATCCTTTGTTTTTGAATGGTCAATTAAGGCTCTTACTGTAGCAGCTCTATCATGGGCAGAAATCCCTGTGGTACATCCATATCCGTTTAAGTCAATTGAAACTGTAAAAGGAGTTTCGTGCAAAGCGGTGTTATCTGTAACCATAAGTTCTAATCCTAAAATATCAGCACGGCTTTCAATTATCGGGGTACAAATTAAACCTCGACCTATTTTTGCCATAAAATTAATTACTTCAGGAGTAACATTTCTTGCAGCAGTAACAAAATCTCCTTCATTTTCACGATTTTCGTCATCTACTACAATTACAATTTTCCCTCGTTTTATATCCTCTATTGCTTCTTCAATTTTATTAAACATTTTTTATTGATATCTTTGTGTTGGTTGCCAAATATTTGTTTTTACACCTTTTAAAAATTTAAATAAACCGAGCAAAAGAGCCAAATTCATGAAATAGAAATGTGTTATAAAACGGAGCAAAGTTATATTAACTTTTATTCTTCTCAAAGAACTATCTACAAATGGTATGATAAATAATAGCAACTGACCTATTAGTGTTATTTTGAAAAAAATATTTGTGTTAAAAAGAAAAATATTTGACACAAAAATTAAAATAAGAAAAAAAGGTCCATGCCATCTTATTACTTTATGAGATAAAAAACTAAAAGAAACTCCATTAAACAAAGGAATTAGTAAATTTTTGTATCTTGTAAGATTTTGAAAGTTTCCAATTGAGATGCGAATTTTTCTTCTAAACTCTTCTGATAATTTATTTGAAACATCTTCGCTACAAACAGCATCAAGCTCGTTAATACACTTCCCACCATTTTCAATTACATTCATAGTAATATAAAAATCATCCATAAAAAAACGTGCTGGCACTTTTGAATAATTTTTAGTCCTGATTGAATAACAACCTCCAAAAGCACCAATCATTGCACCAAACAAAATGCCTTCATTGTATTTTATTTTATTCTCCCTTGAGATATACATTTCTTCTTGCTGTGAAATTCCTTGCTCATTAAATCGTGAGTTAATAATATTTCCTCCAACAAGAGAAATCTTGTCATTTTTATAATGCTTTAGCAAATGATAAATAGTATCAGGTTTAAAAATAACATTTGCATCAGTTAACACTAACACTTCATTTTTTGCCCTTTCTTTTAAATTATTAATTATCTCAGCTTTCCCTGTTCTTTGTTCAAATTCTATGAGTTGCAAGTTTTTATACTCTTGTTTTAGCTTAATAATTATTTCATTTGTTTTATCGCTGGAAGCATCAGAGCCAATCAAAAATTCAATTTTGTCAACAGGATAATCGGTATTAAAAGTGCTTTTTATTTTGTTTTCAATTACAAGTTCTTCGTTATAAACAGCCAGCAGAATAGAAACATTAGGAAGGTCTTTATCGCTTTTGTTAAAGATTATATTGTTTTGTGTTTTTTTTCTTGCCATCAAAGAAAGTATCAAAGGGAAAAAGACGTAGGAATGCAAAAGCAAAAAAACACTTATTATAAAAATCAATATCCAGCTCATTTCAATTTTCCTTTATACTGCAAAGGTGCATAGAATATTTTTTAATATCTCTTTTTTATTCTAATTCTTTCTTGCCAACTAATCAGTCTGCAATTTATATTTTAGCCGAACTTGACTAAATTGAAAGTCATCTCGCTACAGTCTTAGAAAAAGACAGAGATATTTTGTTGTCTAAATAAATCATTATTATATTTGCGAAAGTATTTCAAGATACATTCAATTTTATTAGGACATGAATCGAGTAAAACAACAGAGATATAAATAATGTCTTTGTATTTTTAATTATAAACCAAAAAAACTTTTTATGAAAAATTTATTATTATTCCTGTCTATTATTTTAAGTTTTAATGTGTATTC is part of the Bacteroidota bacterium genome and harbors:
- a CDS encoding glycosyltransferase — its product is MARKKTQNNIIFNKSDKDLPNVSILLAVYNEELVIENKIKSTFNTDYPVDKIEFLIGSDASSDKTNEIIIKLKQEYKNLQLIEFEQRTGKAEIINNLKERAKNEVLVLTDANVIFKPDTIYHLLKHYKNDKISLVGGNIINSRFNEQGISQQEEMYISRENKIKYNEGILFGAMIGAFGGCYSIRTKNYSKVPARFFMDDFYITMNVIENGGKCINELDAVCSEDVSNKLSEEFRRKIRISIGNFQNLTRYKNLLIPLFNGVSFSFLSHKVIRWHGPFFLILIFVSNIFLFNTNIFFKITLIGQLLLFIIPFVDSSLRRIKVNITLLRFITHFYFMNLALLLGLFKFLKGVKTNIWQPTQRYQ